A single region of the Pseudomonas sp. GGS8 genome encodes:
- a CDS encoding helix-turn-helix domain-containing protein yields MQQTRRSGCPINLTLEQIGDRWSLIVIRDVMFENRRSYGALLEQNQEGIATNILASRLKHLSASGLLTRCPDPKHQQKGIYSLTEAAIQLVPLLAHMAAWGARHTHPSKEASLRAEVLEKGGPSLWSAFMDELRYLHLGAPRPVRSVLGELRADDEQAIAT; encoded by the coding sequence GTGCAGCAAACAAGACGATCGGGCTGCCCGATCAACCTGACGCTTGAGCAGATCGGCGACCGCTGGAGCCTGATCGTTATCCGCGATGTTATGTTCGAGAACAGACGCAGTTATGGCGCCTTGCTGGAGCAAAACCAGGAAGGCATCGCCACGAACATCCTCGCAAGTCGGCTGAAGCACTTGAGCGCGTCTGGCCTGCTGACACGATGTCCGGATCCGAAACATCAGCAGAAAGGAATTTACAGCCTCACGGAAGCGGCAATACAGCTTGTACCTCTGCTCGCACATATGGCTGCCTGGGGCGCTCGGCATACGCATCCGAGCAAGGAAGCGTCTTTGCGCGCGGAGGTGCTGGAAAAGGGCGGCCCTTCACTTTGGAGTGCCTTTATGGATGAGCTACGTTATCTGCATCTCGGTGCACCTCGTCCGGTGCGCTCAGTATTGGGCGAGCTCCGGGCCGACGACGAGCAGGCAATCGCTACTTAG
- a CDS encoding DUF2857 domain-containing protein, whose amino-acid sequence MNLSFNVLNQAMLTQVLHELRLGNLQRCKALGLGEDDIYLLQSLPPTTLSRLAHATVSWVEVKIDSPVLHRLIEQAERDEQNERLINRALKLGASSTIMYQCFGLAHSETALRRRLLKIETRKGRPQHLSEAQEHALWQRWCQLSSQDGTEDQLDAMMMLAEEQQISLTIVWQQIDHYSNET is encoded by the coding sequence ATGAACCTGTCCTTCAATGTGCTCAACCAGGCCATGCTGACTCAGGTACTGCATGAGCTGCGCCTGGGTAATCTGCAACGCTGTAAGGCACTCGGACTGGGTGAAGACGACATCTATCTGTTGCAATCCTTACCGCCCACCACGCTGTCGCGCCTGGCCCATGCCACAGTGTCTTGGGTCGAGGTCAAGATCGACTCGCCGGTGCTGCATCGGTTGATCGAGCAAGCCGAACGCGACGAGCAGAACGAGCGCTTGATCAACCGCGCGCTCAAGCTAGGCGCCAGCAGCACTATCATGTACCAATGCTTCGGCTTGGCGCATTCGGAAACCGCCCTGCGCCGACGGCTACTCAAGATAGAAACCCGTAAGGGCCGCCCTCAGCATTTGAGCGAAGCGCAAGAACATGCGCTCTGGCAACGATGGTGCCAGCTAAGCTCTCAGGACGGTACCGAGGATCAGCTCGACGCCATGATGATGCTGGCGGAGGAGCAACAGATCAGCTTGACCATTGTTTGGCAGCAGATCGACCATTACAGCAACGAAACATGA
- a CDS encoding helix-turn-helix domain-containing protein, which translates to MAHKHPTQAQIGRMIAKHRSERNLTQEEVAERLGIGSEAVSRLERGVVELSVVKLMQLADIFDCRMDELLTESSNRANDQGQMIAGLLSGLKESDRAFILATVEQLVAHLANK; encoded by the coding sequence TTGGCACATAAACATCCAACCCAAGCCCAAATCGGGCGCATGATCGCGAAGCACCGCAGCGAGCGTAATCTGACTCAGGAAGAGGTGGCTGAACGTTTGGGGATCGGCAGCGAAGCTGTATCGCGTCTAGAGCGAGGTGTGGTGGAGCTTTCCGTGGTCAAGCTGATGCAACTGGCGGATATTTTCGACTGCCGGATGGATGAACTGCTGACGGAATCGAGTAATCGCGCCAATGACCAGGGCCAGATGATCGCGGGTCTGCTGAGTGGACTGAAAGAAAGCGACCGTGCCTTTATCTTGGCAACCGTCGAACAATTAGTCGCTCATCTCGCCAACAAGTAA
- a CDS encoding PFL_4669 family integrating conjugative element protein — MADHYQLNLGSLRSSITLTLHTHHAARIWQGRAAREDVHSIMGMAGYISVTNLIKQTAAQDDPYADWAIVQLEEKLMQAKAGMLELTQQLDRIRQDLPTQIDMSDNLNIHPVTLPLYIGSQLGFLAVYLLTDYDTLVRRTLLAHHTALIGRIDMEAWIDDGAHLLRSLFGQAQRYRHAGVTRDDMAANNARAIAAVEKLGLPPTDILEGIRRSQFAPPIIRRGAVAVDDADALAEEAGEPSATVDEPEDEV; from the coding sequence GTGGCCGACCACTATCAACTCAATCTGGGTTCATTGCGCAGCAGCATCACCCTGACCCTGCACACTCACCACGCCGCCCGTATCTGGCAAGGTCGGGCCGCACGCGAAGACGTCCACTCGATCATGGGCATGGCTGGCTACATCAGTGTCACCAACCTGATCAAACAAACCGCGGCCCAGGACGATCCCTATGCTGACTGGGCCATCGTGCAACTCGAAGAAAAACTGATGCAGGCCAAGGCTGGGATGCTGGAACTGACCCAGCAGCTGGATCGGATCAGGCAGGACCTGCCGACACAGATCGACATGAGCGACAACCTCAACATCCACCCCGTCACCTTGCCGTTGTACATCGGCAGCCAGCTGGGTTTTCTGGCGGTCTACCTGCTGACCGACTACGACACCTTGGTGCGTCGTACCCTATTGGCCCATCACACCGCCTTGATCGGCCGCATCGACATGGAAGCCTGGATCGACGACGGAGCCCATTTGCTGCGCAGCTTGTTCGGTCAGGCACAGCGCTATCGGCATGCGGGCGTCACGCGTGATGACATGGCGGCGAACAACGCCCGTGCCATTGCGGCCGTTGAGAAACTGGGTTTGCCCCCGACGGACATCCTTGAAGGTATTCGTCGCTCCCAGTTTGCGCCGCCAATTATTCGTCGTGGTGCTGTGGCAGTGGATGACGCTGACGCGTTGGCAGAGGAAGCGGGAGAGCCATCTGCGACAGTGGATGAGCCGGAGGACGAAGTATGA
- a CDS encoding tautomerase family protein: MPIFHAHIPAQKFSSEEKRALADALNLALHEAMDTPKDDRFVIISEHKDDELFIHPTFPDMKRSDKRMVVTVTIGTSRTVEQKRKLAELVTRYAVEKVGVSQDDISLIMYAVPLENMSFGGGKLVSDIDLSMPWVNK; the protein is encoded by the coding sequence ATGCCAATATTCCACGCCCACATTCCGGCCCAAAAATTCTCTAGCGAAGAGAAACGCGCGCTGGCGGATGCCTTGAATCTCGCTCTTCATGAAGCCATGGATACGCCCAAGGATGACCGTTTCGTCATCATCAGTGAGCACAAGGACGATGAGCTTTTCATCCATCCGACTTTTCCTGACATGAAGAGATCTGACAAGCGCATGGTCGTAACGGTGACGATAGGCACGAGCAGGACAGTGGAGCAGAAACGCAAGCTCGCGGAGTTGGTCACCCGTTACGCGGTAGAAAAGGTGGGCGTCAGCCAGGACGATATCAGCCTGATCATGTATGCCGTTCCCTTGGAGAACATGAGCTTCGGCGGTGGCAAGCTGGTCTCTGACATTGACCTCTCCATGCCTTGGGTAAACAAGTAA
- a CDS encoding flavin reductase family protein, which produces MTDWHFYEPAQGHSLRHDPLNAIVAPRPIGWISTVSSDGVRNLAPYSFFNLFSYKPPIIGFCSLGAKDSLANARATGEFVWNLATRELAEAMNASAAMAPADVDEFELAKLETLPSAKVRPSRVAASPVQFECVVTQIVQLEAQGGAALPAWLVLGEVVAIHIDQQLIKDGVYQTAQARPILRGGGPADYFEIGAEQLFTLERPGN; this is translated from the coding sequence ATGACCGATTGGCATTTCTACGAACCGGCACAGGGACATTCCCTGCGGCACGATCCGCTCAACGCCATCGTCGCTCCGCGCCCGATCGGCTGGATCAGTACTGTCTCCAGCGACGGCGTACGTAACCTTGCTCCCTACAGCTTTTTTAACCTATTCAGCTACAAGCCGCCAATTATCGGCTTTTGCTCGCTTGGCGCAAAGGACTCGCTCGCCAATGCGCGTGCGACCGGCGAGTTCGTATGGAATCTGGCGACGCGAGAACTCGCCGAGGCGATGAACGCCTCTGCGGCGATGGCGCCAGCGGACGTCGATGAATTCGAGTTGGCCAAGTTGGAGACGCTGCCCTCCGCAAAAGTACGGCCATCGCGCGTTGCGGCTAGCCCGGTGCAGTTCGAGTGCGTGGTCACCCAGATCGTGCAGCTTGAGGCGCAAGGCGGTGCTGCGCTCCCGGCGTGGCTGGTGTTGGGCGAAGTAGTAGCGATCCACATTGACCAGCAACTGATCAAAGACGGCGTGTATCAGACTGCGCAGGCGCGCCCGATCCTGCGCGGAGGTGGGCCGGCCGACTATTTCGAAATCGGCGCGGAGCAGCTCTTCACGCTTGAGCGACCAGGCAATTGA
- a CDS encoding STY4534 family ICE replication protein produces the protein MAHANQSQEATTYFNLHTVGIGYLNRVREVQVRRGQPFMACDIAALHGATDAVEYTRFDCKVAGGEAERLIRFYMDAVNAEKKVLLSFRIGDLWIDPFLYEKGEKQGQPGASLKGRLLFIDWIKVNGTFEYKAPARQEARAPAEQVPNSESSAPSADAEAEDIGNPIEARVEPESPPTPRTARSDATRTVQSD, from the coding sequence ATGGCCCACGCCAACCAATCCCAAGAAGCGACCACTTACTTCAACCTGCACACCGTCGGTATCGGTTACCTCAACCGTGTTCGTGAAGTACAAGTCCGCCGCGGCCAGCCATTCATGGCCTGCGATATTGCAGCCCTGCACGGTGCCACCGATGCGGTGGAGTACACCCGCTTCGACTGCAAAGTCGCTGGGGGTGAAGCTGAACGCTTGATTCGTTTCTATATGGACGCCGTCAACGCCGAGAAAAAGGTCTTGTTGTCGTTTCGTATCGGCGACCTGTGGATCGATCCATTTCTCTACGAGAAAGGCGAGAAACAAGGCCAACCGGGCGCCAGTCTGAAAGGTCGTTTGCTGTTCATCGACTGGATCAAGGTCAACGGCACGTTCGAATACAAAGCGCCCGCCAGGCAGGAAGCAAGAGCACCTGCTGAGCAAGTGCCAAACAGTGAGTCATCCGCACCATCGGCTGATGCCGAAGCTGAGGATATCGGAAACCCAATAGAGGCTCGGGTTGAACCTGAATCTCCACCCACACCCCGCACGGCCCGCAGTGATGCCACCCGTACCGTTCAGTCCGACTGA
- a CDS encoding alpha/beta hydrolase gives MFRRTDIAFEAEGGVTLRGWLYIPTGGTAPYPAITMAHGYAGVKEHGLEPFAEKFASNGFVVLLHDHRNFGASEGTPRQDIDPWCQIADWRRAISFLEDQDAVDAKRIGLWGTSYSGGHALVLGATERRLRAVVAQVPTISGFEQGLRRIPPDAVAAIEDAFTADERAQARGEPPRRQAIVSADPAVPASYRTKEAIEFYLQPVPDGAWENSVTVRSTRAARMYEPGTWIARVSPTPLLMVVALQDTITLTDLELAAYERAVEPKRLVTIPGGHFDPYITRFDQSSTAALDWFKEHLS, from the coding sequence ATGTTTCGACGTACCGATATCGCGTTCGAAGCCGAGGGCGGCGTCACGCTGCGCGGCTGGCTCTATATTCCCACCGGCGGCACCGCCCCCTATCCTGCCATCACGATGGCGCATGGTTATGCCGGCGTGAAGGAGCACGGCCTGGAGCCATTCGCTGAGAAATTTGCCTCCAACGGCTTTGTCGTCCTCCTGCACGATCACCGCAATTTCGGCGCCAGCGAAGGCACGCCGCGCCAGGATATCGACCCATGGTGTCAGATCGCCGATTGGCGGCGCGCGATCAGCTTCCTCGAAGACCAGGACGCCGTCGACGCGAAGCGCATCGGCTTATGGGGCACGAGCTATTCCGGCGGTCACGCACTCGTGCTTGGCGCAACCGAACGCCGCTTGCGTGCGGTCGTCGCGCAGGTGCCGACGATCAGCGGCTTCGAGCAAGGACTGCGCCGCATTCCGCCCGATGCTGTCGCTGCCATCGAGGATGCCTTCACGGCGGACGAGCGCGCGCAAGCACGCGGCGAGCCGCCGCGTAGGCAGGCAATCGTCAGCGCCGATCCGGCCGTCCCTGCTTCGTACCGCACCAAGGAAGCCATCGAGTTCTATCTGCAGCCCGTACCCGACGGCGCCTGGGAGAACAGCGTCACGGTGCGCTCGACGCGCGCTGCGCGCATGTACGAACCGGGCACGTGGATTGCGCGCGTGTCCCCCACGCCGCTGCTGATGGTCGTCGCGCTGCAGGACACGATCACGCTGACCGATCTTGAGCTGGCCGCCTACGAGCGTGCCGTTGAGCCAAAGCGCCTCGTGACGATTCCCGGCGGCCACTTCGATCCGTACATCACCAGATTCGATCAATCAAGTACCGCCGCGCTGGACTGGTTCAAGGAACACCTCTCCTAA
- a CDS encoding DNA topoisomerase III, protein MRLFLCEKPSQGRDIAKVLGATRRGDGCLIGTETTVTWCIGHLLETAPPEAYGEQFKRWSLDHLPIIPPQWQVEVKPKTAAQFKIIKRLLSEAATVVIATDADREGEMIARELLEHCKYRGPVQRLWLSALNEASIRRALSALKSGQETYPLYHSALARSRADWLIGMNLSRLFTLLGRRAGYDGVLSVGRVQTPTLRLVVDRDRAIASFVSVPYWEVDVYLSSMGQPFIASWLPPSLGRVDAGRCLQQTLARQAVQTIIDGCAATVLSLQTEHFREPPPLPFDLSTLQEICSRKLGLGVQETLNIAQTLYETHKATTYPRSDCRYLPASMFDEVPLVFDALLKTDPALRHALGGLDRSLRSRAWNDAKVTAHHGIIPTTESANLARMSEQERQVYELIRSYYLAQFLPHHEFERPQVELECGAERLTAVGKQILVQGWKGLLYENTEEDEPNHKSQVLPILQQGTQCAVDDVELKSMRTTAPKPLTEGDLIKAMKNVAKLVNDPRLKQKLRDTTGIGTEATRASIIKGLIDRGYLLKKKRALMASAAAHTLIEAVPTAVADPGMTAVWEQALDEIESGRLTLDAFVAKQANWIAQLVAHCSSLTLAMPVEASPACPICNASMLKRKGKSGPFWSCSHYPNCKGTAPIKKDTPRP, encoded by the coding sequence ATGCGCCTCTTCCTCTGCGAGAAACCGTCCCAAGGTCGTGACATCGCCAAGGTTCTCGGAGCCACTCGGCGTGGTGATGGTTGCCTGATCGGCACAGAGACAACCGTCACCTGGTGTATCGGCCACCTGCTGGAGACAGCACCGCCTGAAGCTTATGGTGAACAATTCAAGCGTTGGTCGCTGGATCATCTACCGATCATTCCCCCGCAGTGGCAGGTCGAGGTCAAACCCAAGACTGCGGCACAGTTCAAAATCATCAAGCGCCTGCTCAGTGAAGCGGCCACCGTCGTCATCGCCACCGACGCCGATCGCGAAGGTGAAATGATTGCCCGCGAATTGCTGGAGCACTGCAAGTATCGAGGTCCTGTTCAGCGCCTCTGGCTGTCCGCACTCAACGAGGCGTCAATTCGCAGAGCACTGTCCGCGCTGAAGTCTGGTCAGGAGACCTACCCACTCTACCACTCCGCCCTCGCCCGCAGCCGCGCCGACTGGCTGATCGGCATGAACCTCAGTCGTTTGTTTACCCTTCTTGGTCGACGAGCGGGCTACGATGGCGTGTTGTCAGTGGGACGCGTCCAGACACCCACCTTACGTTTGGTGGTCGATCGGGATCGTGCGATTGCCAGCTTTGTCTCGGTGCCCTACTGGGAAGTGGATGTGTACCTGTCTTCTATGGGGCAACCATTTATCGCATCGTGGTTACCACCCAGCTTGGGACGGGTTGATGCCGGTCGTTGCCTGCAGCAGACGCTTGCCCGTCAGGCAGTCCAAACAATCATTGACGGTTGCGCCGCCACAGTACTCTCACTGCAGACTGAGCATTTCCGAGAGCCTCCGCCCCTGCCCTTCGACCTGAGCACCCTGCAGGAGATCTGCTCGCGCAAACTGGGACTCGGCGTTCAGGAAACCCTGAACATCGCCCAAACCCTGTATGAAACCCACAAAGCCACCACCTACCCGCGCAGCGATTGCCGCTATTTGCCAGCAAGTATGTTCGACGAGGTACCCTTGGTATTCGATGCCCTGCTCAAAACGGATCCCGCACTGCGGCACGCACTCGGAGGCCTCGATCGATCATTGCGCTCACGGGCATGGAACGATGCCAAGGTCACCGCGCACCACGGCATCATCCCCACCACCGAGTCGGCCAACCTGGCGCGGATGTCTGAACAAGAGCGCCAAGTCTACGAACTGATCCGTAGCTACTACCTCGCGCAATTTCTTCCGCACCATGAGTTTGAACGGCCCCAGGTCGAACTGGAGTGTGGCGCAGAGCGATTGACCGCTGTTGGCAAACAGATCCTGGTTCAGGGCTGGAAAGGCTTGCTCTACGAAAACACCGAGGAGGATGAGCCCAATCACAAGTCCCAGGTCTTACCCATCTTGCAACAAGGTACGCAGTGCGCAGTGGACGACGTCGAACTCAAGTCCATGCGCACCACCGCCCCCAAACCTCTCACTGAGGGCGATCTGATCAAGGCGATGAAAAATGTGGCCAAGCTGGTCAACGATCCACGCCTGAAACAGAAACTTCGGGACACCACCGGTATCGGTACCGAAGCCACGCGAGCCAGCATCATCAAGGGGTTGATTGATCGCGGTTATTTGCTGAAGAAAAAACGCGCTTTAATGGCCTCGGCGGCGGCCCATACCCTGATCGAAGCGGTACCAACAGCGGTTGCAGATCCGGGTATGACCGCAGTCTGGGAACAGGCTCTGGACGAAATCGAATCGGGACGTCTGACCCTGGATGCATTCGTCGCCAAACAGGCAAACTGGATTGCGCAGTTGGTCGCACACTGCAGTTCACTGACTTTAGCCATGCCTGTCGAAGCCAGCCCGGCCTGCCCCATTTGCAACGCCTCAATGCTCAAGCGAAAGGGGAAATCAGGGCCGTTCTGGTCATGCTCCCACTACCCAAACTGCAAGGGCACTGCCCCGATCAAAAAAGATACGCCTCGCCCATAA
- a CDS encoding STY4528 family pathogenicity island replication protein, with translation MNTPPSSRWQRVLQQCTQQLSERWPARPTTEQPSNQALQAGFLFSGQSHEVVPRRLLLDHRLTPLERNAWQVFRLMLQGQGVVTPSYEDLQPYLSSVPFGASASRETIARVLTMLRLTRWLSLVSRGRDQLSGRLHGSLYVLHDEPLTPAEAMELDQDYLELVGHALGHATKAVRIVAQHVLEEVRQDTRIDLGQLPTRLDSWGEHWMQQGLDQAIDASMHDSELGEDHLVRNRVGPRSDSEPGLNANVSGTVRNPNAACTVLKESTCTVPRATPAVDNLHWPDPLHLSPSERQAVAVALNKLKPADRQAVLNEAGARCTAGGIRKPAAYLMGLVQRALNGDFRPWAGQTAPSPVAEPPPTAPSRPSRKQGEPASALAQACLNELRQLRGKRPGPQ, from the coding sequence ATGAACACTCCCCCCTCCAGTCGCTGGCAGCGTGTCCTGCAGCAATGCACCCAGCAGCTGAGTGAACGCTGGCCCGCACGCCCTACCACTGAACAACCGTCCAACCAGGCTCTGCAGGCTGGCTTTCTGTTCAGTGGCCAATCACACGAAGTCGTGCCGCGTCGCCTGCTGTTGGATCATCGGCTGACGCCATTGGAACGTAATGCCTGGCAGGTGTTTCGACTCATGCTGCAAGGCCAGGGCGTGGTCACACCGAGCTATGAGGATTTGCAGCCTTACCTGTCGAGCGTGCCCTTCGGCGCGTCAGCCTCACGTGAAACCATCGCTCGCGTCTTGACGATGCTCAGGCTGACGCGCTGGCTTAGCTTGGTGAGTCGCGGGCGCGATCAGCTCAGCGGACGCCTGCATGGTTCTCTGTACGTCCTGCACGATGAGCCGCTAACCCCCGCCGAAGCCATGGAACTGGATCAGGATTACCTCGAGCTGGTCGGACATGCCCTCGGTCATGCGACCAAAGCTGTACGCATTGTCGCTCAGCATGTTCTGGAAGAAGTTCGCCAGGACACTCGTATCGATTTAGGTCAGCTACCCACACGGCTCGACAGTTGGGGCGAACACTGGATGCAGCAAGGATTGGATCAGGCAATCGACGCCAGCATGCACGATTCGGAACTGGGGGAAGATCACCTCGTTCGGAATCGTGTGGGACCTCGTTCGGATTCCGAACCAGGCCTGAACGCCAATGTTTCCGGCACCGTTCGGAATCCGAACGCCGCCTGTACTGTATTAAAAGAAAGTACTTGTACTGTACCGCGCGCGACCCCGGCGGTGGATAACCTGCACTGGCCCGATCCGCTGCACCTGAGTCCAAGCGAGCGTCAGGCCGTCGCCGTGGCGCTGAACAAGCTCAAACCCGCAGATCGTCAGGCGGTGCTCAACGAAGCGGGTGCACGCTGTACGGCAGGAGGTATCCGCAAGCCAGCCGCGTATCTGATGGGCCTGGTCCAGCGCGCACTGAACGGCGACTTTCGTCCTTGGGCAGGTCAGACAGCGCCCTCACCCGTTGCAGAACCGCCCCCCACAGCACCGTCACGTCCGTCCCGAAAACAGGGCGAACCCGCCTCCGCTCTCGCCCAAGCGTGTCTGAATGAGCTACGCCAACTGCGCGGCAAACGCCCTGGACCTCAGTAG
- a CDS encoding ABC transporter substrate-binding protein: MNLTHQAPALLVASNPFARGYDNLHIERLLLITYENDCPPCFRPVHDSQAHLPDDELQLFPCLFNDDFALISEGQSIPEELDERCQSTGLVRQVIYAVMGEMFNEQHHVGDLYSLEEAQAMVHHLRFETGHYSRAWEISTAHLPEAAMFYLGGWVSHSAPRQTGLLFELFALPDCCGIGCKLIGTPWTDENLLNIEGKRYSSLRQEQLDAGTPEALVTVLYLAALADVRLLIFDPDATVLEGLAIFDE; encoded by the coding sequence ATGAACCTCACACACCAGGCCCCAGCCCTACTGGTGGCCTCAAATCCATTTGCTCGCGGTTACGACAACCTGCATATCGAACGGCTGCTACTGATCACCTACGAAAACGACTGCCCTCCCTGCTTTCGACCCGTGCACGACTCACAGGCCCATCTGCCCGACGATGAACTGCAACTGTTCCCCTGCCTGTTCAATGACGATTTCGCCTTGATCAGCGAAGGTCAATCTATTCCTGAAGAGTTGGATGAACGCTGCCAGTCCACCGGACTGGTGCGCCAAGTGATCTACGCCGTGATGGGCGAGATGTTCAACGAGCAGCATCACGTCGGCGATCTGTACTCCCTGGAAGAAGCCCAAGCCATGGTCCATCACTTGCGCTTCGAAACGGGACACTACAGTCGAGCCTGGGAGATCAGTACCGCACACCTTCCTGAAGCAGCAATGTTCTACCTGGGAGGGTGGGTCAGTCACTCCGCTCCGAGGCAAACCGGCCTTTTGTTCGAACTTTTCGCGTTGCCGGATTGCTGCGGCATCGGTTGCAAGCTGATCGGCACACCATGGACGGACGAGAACTTGCTGAACATTGAGGGCAAACGTTATTCAAGCTTGAGACAAGAGCAACTCGACGCCGGCACACCGGAAGCCCTGGTCACGGTGTTATACCTGGCGGCGTTGGCGGATGTGCGATTGTTGATCTTCGACCCCGACGCCACCGTCTTGGAGGGACTCGCCATTTTTGATGAGTAA
- a CDS encoding nuclear transport factor 2 family protein, with product MSTEERNRNFVLEAFDTLFNKRDYAAAERFWSPDYIQHSAYIAPGREGLFDLVKAAPAEFRYENGLAVASGDYVVLHGRFSGFGAPTNWIVVDIVRIENGQLAEHWDVIQDEATRDGSKSGLPMFGDSFPN from the coding sequence ATGAGCACCGAAGAGAGAAACAGGAATTTCGTGCTGGAAGCGTTTGATACGCTGTTCAACAAGCGCGACTATGCCGCGGCCGAACGCTTCTGGTCGCCCGACTATATCCAGCACAGTGCCTATATCGCGCCCGGTCGCGAAGGCCTGTTTGATCTCGTCAAGGCAGCGCCCGCCGAGTTTCGCTACGAAAATGGGCTGGCCGTGGCCTCGGGCGATTATGTCGTACTTCATGGCCGCTTCTCAGGATTCGGCGCCCCGACAAACTGGATCGTGGTCGACATAGTCCGCATCGAAAACGGCCAGCTCGCCGAACACTGGGATGTTATCCAAGACGAGGCCACGCGCGACGGTTCGAAAAGTGGGCTCCCGATGTTTGGCGACAGCTTTCCGAACTGA
- a CDS encoding nuclear transport factor 2 family protein → MTDAKTLLLDLLAVVPDGKKCAELFAEDGVLELPFLHSLGIPTRHQGREAIAKLYDFVGGNLYPGFSFKPENTTVLIDTKDQVYAEYLAEARAASTGRLIHHLFTGYLVAEGGKIKLLRESLNTLAGAQALYPNGAADLPPPEAEIFSVPPGYKS, encoded by the coding sequence ATGACTGATGCAAAAACATTGCTGTTAGACCTTCTTGCCGTTGTCCCCGACGGCAAGAAATGTGCTGAGCTGTTCGCCGAGGACGGCGTGCTGGAACTCCCATTCCTCCATTCGCTCGGTATTCCGACCCGCCATCAGGGGCGCGAAGCCATCGCGAAGCTCTATGATTTTGTCGGCGGCAACCTTTATCCCGGCTTCAGCTTCAAACCCGAAAATACCACGGTGCTGATCGACACGAAGGATCAGGTGTACGCCGAATATCTGGCGGAAGCGCGCGCGGCGTCGACCGGACGTCTCATCCATCACTTGTTCACGGGATACCTCGTTGCCGAGGGCGGCAAAATCAAGTTGCTTCGCGAGTCTCTTAACACGCTGGCCGGGGCACAGGCACTCTACCCAAACGGCGCTGCTGACCTGCCGCCACCGGAGGCGGAGATTTTCTCGGTTCCTCCGGGATATAAAAGCTAG
- a CDS encoding DUF3158 family protein, translating to MNPLTSAQPMPFAALTTDAYRQLEHAASLKGLLKPFKGKGELEHLAQVARETEAQLCHLMDAVVQQAGQPPYSLLDVRLVLQNTSAGSSFLRWRTRDFARMGVAVWEHQVCNKALPQVVREGLHRFECDRIALNLQMSVVHSLYRQATTCAIKMASAEQLLRQFTPAVEIS from the coding sequence ATGAATCCCCTGACCTCGGCTCAACCAATGCCCTTTGCAGCGTTGACAACGGATGCCTATCGACAACTCGAACACGCAGCCTCCCTAAAAGGCCTTTTAAAACCCTTTAAGGGTAAGGGGGAGTTGGAGCACCTGGCGCAGGTGGCGAGGGAAACCGAGGCGCAGCTATGTCACCTGATGGACGCTGTGGTGCAGCAGGCCGGACAGCCCCCTTACTCACTGCTGGATGTCCGATTAGTGCTGCAGAACACCAGCGCTGGCAGCTCCTTTTTGCGTTGGCGCACCCGTGACTTCGCCCGCATGGGGGTTGCGGTCTGGGAACACCAGGTCTGCAACAAAGCCCTGCCGCAGGTCGTACGCGAGGGATTGCACCGTTTCGAATGCGATCGCATTGCACTGAACCTGCAGATGAGCGTGGTGCATTCGCTCTACCGCCAGGCCACAACCTGTGCGATCAAAATGGCCAGTGCCGAACAGCTGCTGCGCCAGTTCACACCAGCAGTGGAGATATCATGA
- a CDS encoding single-stranded DNA-binding protein: MSTFFVGEGNIGSAPEFQEFPSGNDEPRRLLRLNVYFDNPVPRDGSYEDRGGYWAPVELWHREAEHWSTLYQKGMRVLVEGRTVRDEWEDSEDNARVTFKIEARRVGILPHRVHRVDMRIRSNELAASATHAGNDPEQTSSPSSKSRKRRGQPASD, translated from the coding sequence ATGAGTACTTTTTTCGTCGGCGAAGGCAACATCGGCAGTGCGCCAGAGTTCCAGGAATTTCCATCAGGCAATGACGAGCCACGGCGTTTGCTACGACTGAATGTGTACTTCGACAACCCCGTGCCACGCGATGGCAGCTATGAAGATCGAGGCGGCTATTGGGCGCCAGTTGAGCTCTGGCACCGCGAGGCTGAACACTGGAGTACGCTGTACCAGAAAGGCATGCGTGTGTTGGTCGAAGGCCGCACCGTGCGCGATGAGTGGGAGGACAGCGAAGACAATGCGCGGGTGACTTTCAAGATCGAGGCTCGTAGAGTCGGCATCCTTCCTCACAGGGTACACCGCGTGGATATGCGGATACGCTCCAATGAGCTGGCAGCATCCGCGACACACGCAGGAAATGATCCGGAGCAGACCAGTTCTCCCTCGTCGAAATCCAGGAAACGCAGAGGGCAGCCAGCGTCGGACTGA